One Anoplopoma fimbria isolate UVic2021 breed Golden Eagle Sablefish chromosome 21, Afim_UVic_2022, whole genome shotgun sequence DNA segment encodes these proteins:
- the si:ch211-152c8.2 gene encoding uncharacterized protein si:ch211-152c8.2 — protein MKTTAASSSSVSSLSAASLPPPPSLAFPRFNRRPKPPQPAGLPGLKHISSLSPPSKSRPGLLLAPTPEITKHRSSSKTSIKSSSDGNTAANSGKLLHLLIPPTNVLQLLHKRPSAAPPSDISNKHPSAAPPSDISNKHPSAAPPSDTSNKDTSSSSIRRVAFESKPKKPRSAIRDVDVEQMARSNQLSKVNSATLLSWLKGRGVLVSAKHRKEELMLKVMGCLAEA, from the exons ATGAAGACTacagctgcttcttcttcgtctgtttcttctctgtCAGCCGCGTcactcccacctcctccttcgTTAGCTTTTCCTCGCTTCAACCGTCGCCCTAAACCTCCTCAGCCGGCGGGTCTCCCCGGACTCAAACACATCTCCAGCCTCAGTCCACCGTCTAAGTCCAGACCAGGACTCCTCCTGGCTCCAACGCCGGAGATCACCAAACACAGGTCCAGCTCCAAAACCAGCATCAAGTCCAGCTCTGACGGAAATACTGCTGCTAACTCTGGTAAA ctgctccaccTTCTGATACCTCCAACAAACGtccttcagctgctccacaaacgtccttcagctgctccaccTTCTGATATCTCCAACAAACAtccttcagctgctccaccTTCTGATATCTCCAACAAACAtccttcagctgctccaccTTCTGATACCTCCAACAAAGacacctccagcagcagcatacGG AGAGTTGCGTTCGAGTCAAAACCGAAGAAACCCAGATCAGCGATACGAGACGTGGACGTGGAGCAAATGGCCAGAAGCAACCAG tTGTCCAAAGTGAACTCTGCGACTCTGTTGTCCTGGTTGAAGGGAAGAGGAGTTCTCGTCAGCGCCAAACACAGGAAGGAGGAGCTGATGCTGAAGGTCATGGGCTGTCTGGCCGaggcctga